The following nucleotide sequence is from Candidatus Latescibacter sp..
ATATCGCCTCAACCACCGCCCTTCAGGCCATTCACCCCCGTGGCCGGGAAATGGGGCTGAAGGCCGGCGCCAATGTAATCATGCCCATCATAACCCCTGGACGGTATCGCGAGTCCTATCTTCTCTATGAGGGGAAACCCTGTATCGACGATTCCGCCGAGGTATGCCGTGATTGTCTCAGCGAGAGAATTCATTCGACGGGCCGTGAGATAGCATGGGATGAATGGGGAGATCCCCTCCATTTTCAATCGAGACAAAGGTGAAAATATGGAAAAAAATATAACGAACCGGAATGTGTTTTTCGGAACGGGCGAATTGGTTACCCGTGATAACATCTGTATCTGCGGGCGAATGAACGCCGGGAAATCCACCCTTATGAACCTTATAACCGGCCAGGAAACGTCCATTGTGGACAGTACTCCAGGCACCACGGCGGATGTTAAAACCACTGTTATGGAAATCCACGATTTCGGTCCTGTAAAATTGTTCGATACCGCCGGGCTGGATGAGACTACGGTGCTCGGCCAAAAGAAGCAGGAAAAATCCATAATTGCGCTCAAAGAGTCAGATCTGGTGATCCTGGTTGTGGATCCCACGCAGACAGTATTGCCGGGAAACATGCTTATCGAAAAACGTATTCTCCGGCTGGCAAAAGAATACGGGAAACAGGCATTTGTCCTTTTCAACATGCATTATGACAGCGGCATGGAGGAGAACGATCTCCGGCCGCTCGTTTCGGAACTCTTCCTGCGTGATAAGTATCCCTGTCTCAGCGCAGTTCTTATCGAAGCATCCTCAAAGCAGCGCATTCTCGATTTCATCAAGGAACACTACCGTCGGAGCGAAAAGAAGGTGGATCTTCTTCCTTTTCTTGGAACGAGCGGATTTGTGGCGCTGAATATACCCGTGGATGAGGAGACGCCGGAGGGACGGCTTCTGCGGCCTCAGAATGTGGTGCTCGATTATATCTTGCGGCATTATCTTCCTTTTGCCGGGTATCGGATGAATCTCACCAACGGAAGAAGCTCGAATACCACTCTGCATGAGGCGGAAAAGGAAAATTACCGGCGGTTTCTCCATGAGCTGCAAGGAGAGGAGGTCGGTCTGCAACTGATTATAACCGATTCGCAGGCCATCGACTTGATCGATCTCTGGACTCCGGAGGATATTCCGGTCACCACGTTTTCGATCATCATGGCGCATCACCAGAGCCGTGGCAGCCTGCGCACCCTGGCGCAGGGTCTATCAGTGATGAAAACCCTCGAAAGCGGGGACAGGGTGCTTATCGCCGAGCTCTGTAATCACGACCGGAAAGCGGAGGATATCGGCACGAAGCAGATACCGCGGCTTCTTAACAAGCTGTACGGCAATATTTATGTGGATTTCGCTGAAGGACGGGTATTTCCTTCTGAGAGTGAACTGGACGCCTACAAACTTATCATCCAATGCGGAGGCTGCATGGTGGATCAGCAGAAATACAGCACACGCATAGAGGATGCCCGCCGCCTGGGAATCCCGATCACAAACTACGGGCTTATCCTCTCCTGGCTGAACAATCCGAAAACTCTGGAGCGGGTGCTCAAACCCTGGGGTATCGGCGTGAACTGAGAAAGATATTTTATACAAGGAACGCGTTTTCCTCCAGAAAAATCTTCTCATCGTCCTCGCTGAAAAAAACAAAAACTACCTTTTGGATGGTATGCTCATTTTCCAGAAAATCCTTGACAGTCGCCGAGGCAATGGCTGCAGCCAGTTTCCTGGGGAAATGGAAAACGCCGGTGGAAATTGCCGGGAAAGCTACCGTGCGGCAGCCGTGTTCCACAGCCTCCCGGAGTGAATTCCAATAGCAGTCGGCCAGATATTTTTCTTCCCCGTGGGTTCCTCCGAACCAGACCGGACCGACGGTATGAATCACATACCTGGACGCTAGCCTGCCCGCCGTGGTGGTCACTGCCTGGCCGACAGGGAGACCGTCGGGGTACTTTTCCTTGCGCAGCGCCCTGCACTCGGCGAGGATTTCCGGTCCCCCGGCGCGATGGATGGCGCCGTCCACTCCTCCGCCACCCATAAGGCTTGAATTGGCGGCATTCACGATGCCATCCACTTTTTCCCCGGTAATATCTCCGGTTTTTACGAGAACCCTTCCATTGAGATATTCAGTCATGACTTCCTCCCGGCAAAAAGCGGCCGTGGAAAATTGAGCGGCGCGGCCGCTCAGAGAAATCGTTTGCTCCTGTGAAAATTTGCTGATATATTAATAACTTAAACGGATTTTTCCTGAAAATACAAGGGTTTTTCTTACATGTACGCTTCGTATGGGTTTGGCTATAGTATACCGAAAGCAGTGAAGTATCTGCTTATCGCCAATATCGCCGTGTTTGTCGCTACCTCCGTGCTGCCTGTGGTGTTCGGGATTCGCTTCTCCTTCAATTATCTCTTCGGACTGGTGCCATACTATATTACCCACTATTTCATGATCTGGCAATTTTTCACGTATATGTATCTGCATTCCAATCTCATGCACATAGGATTCAACCTTTTTGCTCTCTGGATGTTCGGCACCGAGCTTGAACATAACTGGGGTTCCCGCGACTTTTTCAAATTCTATACGGTCTGCGGAATCGGCGGCGGTGTTCTGGTCTGGCTTGCTTCATTCGTAAATCTGACAGACCCGGTTGTCACGACCATCGGCGCTTCCGGGGCGATTTTCGGGCTTCTGGTGGCCTATGGTCTCATGTGGCCGGACCGTATAATTTTGCTTTTTGGGATTATACCCATGAAAGCCCTGCATTTTGTAATTGTTTTCGCAGCCATCAATCTTTATTACGGAATGACCGGGGCCGGAAATATCGCCTGGTTTGCCCATCTGGGCGGCGGTGTTACCGGTTTTATCTATCTCAAGTACGGCTGGCGGATCATGGTGCACATGGAAAGCATGCTCCGCAGATTGAAGCGTCGAAAATTCACTGTGATACAGGGGGGGAAGAATAAATCCGATTCTCAGGATAGACAGTACACGGATTTGGATGACGAAGTCAACCGCATTCTCGATAAAATATCCGCAAGCGGGATGGAGAGCCTGGACGACCGTGAACGACGTATTCTGAAACGCGCCTCCAAACGCCGGGAGAAGCAGTAAGACCTTCCGATTCATTACTCTTCGTCTTTTCTGTTTCATTACATGATGACATAAATAATTGCGTTTCTTTTCAAAATAGATGCCGAAACGGTTGCTAAAAGATGCGCTGCGCTTTCATCGTTCCCGCGAAGCGGCAACAAGTTCGGCATGACACGTGTCATCCTGAACTCGTTTCAGTATCTAAACACTGATGATCCGGTAAAAAGTAATTTTTACA
It contains:
- a CDS encoding GTPase — translated: MEKNITNRNVFFGTGELVTRDNICICGRMNAGKSTLMNLITGQETSIVDSTPGTTADVKTTVMEIHDFGPVKLFDTAGLDETTVLGQKKQEKSIIALKESDLVILVVDPTQTVLPGNMLIEKRILRLAKEYGKQAFVLFNMHYDSGMEENDLRPLVSELFLRDKYPCLSAVLIEASSKQRILDFIKEHYRRSEKKVDLLPFLGTSGFVALNIPVDEETPEGRLLRPQNVVLDYILRHYLPFAGYRMNLTNGRSSNTTLHEAEKENYRRFLHELQGEEVGLQLIITDSQAIDLIDLWTPEDIPVTTFSIIMAHHQSRGSLRTLAQGLSVMKTLESGDRVLIAELCNHDRKAEDIGTKQIPRLLNKLYGNIYVDFAEGRVFPSESELDAYKLIIQCGGCMVDQQKYSTRIEDARRLGIPITNYGLILSWLNNPKTLERVLKPWGIGVN
- a CDS encoding O-acetyl-ADP-ribose deacetylase → MTEYLNGRVLVKTGDITGEKVDGIVNAANSSLMGGGGVDGAIHRAGGPEILAECRALRKEKYPDGLPVGQAVTTTAGRLASRYVIHTVGPVWFGGTHGEEKYLADCYWNSLREAVEHGCRTVAFPAISTGVFHFPRKLAAAIASATVKDFLENEHTIQKVVFVFFSEDDEKIFLEENAFLV
- a CDS encoding rhomboid family intramembrane serine protease — translated: MYASYGFGYSIPKAVKYLLIANIAVFVATSVLPVVFGIRFSFNYLFGLVPYYITHYFMIWQFFTYMYLHSNLMHIGFNLFALWMFGTELEHNWGSRDFFKFYTVCGIGGGVLVWLASFVNLTDPVVTTIGASGAIFGLLVAYGLMWPDRIILLFGIIPMKALHFVIVFAAINLYYGMTGAGNIAWFAHLGGGVTGFIYLKYGWRIMVHMESMLRRLKRRKFTVIQGGKNKSDSQDRQYTDLDDEVNRILDKISASGMESLDDRERRILKRASKRREKQ